The Anomalospiza imberbis isolate Cuckoo-Finch-1a 21T00152 chromosome 7, ASM3175350v1, whole genome shotgun sequence genome has a window encoding:
- the GPR155 gene encoding lysosomal cholesterol signaling protein isoform X1 — translation MDSYSDFTAKNLSSSANMSLSLPGQAGLNTTGSPPSMSISRLFPALLECFGIILCGYIAGRANIITSTQAKGLGNFVSRFALPALLFKNMVVLNFSNVNWSFLYSVLVAKAAVFFLVCVLTLLVASPENRFSKAGLFPIFATQSNDFALGYPIVEALYQTTYPEYLQYIYLVAPISLMMLNPLGFIFCEIQKWRNNRTVSQSKIKIVGLALLRVLQNPIVFMVFIGIASNFILGQQIPEYLENFLDGLGSSFSGSALFYLGLTMVGQTKKLTKGMFVALILLITAKLLMMPFLCREMVELLDKSDSVVNHTSLSNYAFLYGVFPAAPGVAIFASQFNMEVGIITSGMVISTFVSAPIMYVSAWLLTIPSMDPNPLAAALQNVSFDISIVSLISLTWSLTVVVLSKKYKQIPHMITTNLLVAQFIACIGMVAWNFTVKEKDITIQILVFIFLYSSLYSTYLWTGFLSFSLFLLKKRETVKIPIGFIIIAGWGVPTVLVGILLIVGERNNTSIDSAFFYGKHQIITTAVILFISILMSGISLMCMNRSRQGSSYGVLNPYSPRSSVEEVEVEGSGQNHISATMTQSSPESSAQSSPESSAQSSPRSSAQTSAERGCCSCQTTNGELSCAKDSKAVSNAVESKVPPIETVDQCMSHCSAQTCVLAQEEQLLQTGDKQLARHVLLCLLLIVGLFANLSSCLWWLFNQEPGRLYVELQFFCAVFNFGQGFICFGIFGLDKHLIILPFKRRLEFFWGGREAAGHTDASVPEEIRMTCQQFVRYHRDHCVKSIVKGRRCGAKISTGIFFGCDLVNWLMQVGLASDRGEAVVYGDRLLKGGVVQHITNEFEFRDEHLYYRFIPKKSGAAESH, via the exons ATGGATAGCTATTCAGACTTCACTGCAAAGAACCTCTCATCTTCAGCTAATATGTCTCTTTCTTTGCCTGGACAAGCTGGACTCAATACCACTGGCAGTCCCCCTTCTATGTCAATAAGCAGgcttttcccagccctgctggaatGCTTTGGAATAATTCTTTGTGGCTACATAGCTGGAAGAGCCAACATTATCACATCAACTCAGGCCAAAGGACTGGGAAATTTTGTGTCCCGTTTCGCACTCCCAGCTTTACTGTTCAAAAACATGGTGGTACTTAATTTTTCTAATGTGAATTGGTCCTTCCTGTACAGTGTTTTAGTTGCCAaagctgctgtgttttttttaGTCTGTGTTTTAACATTGTTAGTAGCCAGTCCTGAGAACCGATTTAGCAAAGCAGGTTTGTTCCCTATTTTTGCTACACAAAGCAATGACTTTGCTCTGGGATATCCAATAG TTGAAGCTTTATATCAAACCACTTACCCAGAGTATCTCCAGTACATTTACCTAGTGGCTCCAATATCTCTTATGATGCTAAACCCCTTGGGGTTTATCTTCTGTGAAATCCAGAAGTGGAGGAATAATcgcactgtgtcacagagcaAAATCAAAATAGTGGGCCTAGCACTCCTTCGAGTTTTGCAGAACCCAATTGTATTCATGGTCTTCATAGGAATTGCCTCAAACTTTATTCTTGGCCAGCAAATTCCTGAATACCTTGAAAACTTCCTTGATGGACTGGGCAGTTCATTTTCTGGCTCTGCACTTTTTTACCTTGGACTGACTATGGTGGGACAAACGAAAAAACTGACAAAGGGTATGTTTGTTGCACTGATCCTTCTCATCACAGCTAAACT GCTCATGATGCCATTTCTCTGTAGAGAGATGGTGGAACTCTTGGACAAGAGTGACAGCGTGGTCAATCACACCAGTTTATCAAACTATGCATTTCTATATGGAGtttttccagcagcacctggtGTCGCAATATTTGCAAGTCAATTTAACATGGAAGTAGGAATT ATTACCTCAGGCATGGTGATAAGCACGTTTGTGTCTGCCCCCATAATGTATGTTTCTGCATGGCTGCTGACCATCCCATCCATGGACCCCAACCCACTGGCAGCTGCACTCCAAAACGTCAGCTTTGACATCAGCATCGTCAGCCTCATCTCTCTG ACCTGGTCTCTTACTGTTGTTGTTCTGAGTAAGAAATACAAACAGATTCCTCATATGATTACAACAAATCTACTTGTTGCTCAG tttatTGCTTGTATTGGAATGGTGGCATGGAATTTCACTGTTAAAGAGAAAGACATCACCATCCAGATCCTTGTATTTATATTCCTCTACAGCTCACTTTATAGCACCTACCTGTGGACAG gttttctatctttttctttgtttctgttgAAGAAGAGAGAAACAGTAAAGATTCCCATTGGGTTTATCATCATAGCTGGATGGGG AGTCCCAACAGTTCTGGTAGGAATCTTACTAATTGTTGGTGAACGTAACAACACTAGTATTGACTCTGCCTTTTTCTATGGAAAACATCAG ATAATTACCACAGCAGTGATACTGTTCATCAGTATATTGATGTCAGGTATCTCACTGATGTGCATGAACAGAAGTAGGCAAGGGTCCAGCTATGGGGTGTTGAACCCATACTCACCACGTAGCTCAGTGGAGGAGGTTGAAGTGGAAGGGAGTGGGCAGAATCACATTTCAGCCACTATGACTCAGTCTTCTCCAGAATCTTCTGCACAGTCTTCTCCGGAATCTTCTGCACAGTCTTCTCCAAGATCTTCTGCACAGACATCTGCAGAAAGAG GTTGCTGTTCTTGTCAAACAACAAATGGTGAATTATCCTGTGCTAAAGACAGCAAAGCAGTGTCAAATGCTGTTGAAAGCAAGGTTCCTCCAATTGAGACAG tggaTCAGTGTATGAgtcactgcagtgctcagaCATGTGTGTTGGCTCAGGAAGAGCAGCTTCTACAGACTGGAGACAAACAGCTGGCCAGACATGTGCTGCTGTGCTTACTTCTTATTGTTGGCCTCtttgct AATCTCTCCAGTTGTTTGTGGTGGCTGTTCAACCAAGAGCCTGGAAGGCTGTATGTGGAATTGCAGTTCTTCTGTGCTGTGTTTAATTTTGGTCAG ggcTTCATTTGCTTTGGTATTTTTGGCTTAGATAAGCATTTAATCATTCTGCCATTCAAGCGAAG ACTTGAGTTTTTCTGGGGTGgaagagaagcagcagggcATACAGATGCCTCTGTACCTGAGGAAATCAGGATGACCTGTCAACAGTTTGTTCGTTACCATAGAGATCACTGTGTCAAAAGTATTGTCAAAGGCAGAAG GTGTGGTGCCAAGATCTCCACTGGCATCTTCTTTGGCTGTGACCTGGTGAACTGGCTCATGCAAGTTGGCCTTGCCTCTGACCGTGGAGAAGCTGTGGTGTATGGGGACAGGCTGCTGAAAGGAGGCGTCGTGCAGCACATAACCAATGAATTTGAGTTTCGGGACGAGCACTTGTATTACCGCTTCATTCCCAAGAAGTCAGGCGCAGCTGAGAGCCACTGA
- the GPR155 gene encoding lysosomal cholesterol signaling protein isoform X2 produces MDSYSDFTAKNLSSSANMSLSLPGQAGLNTTGSPPSMSISRLFPALLECFGIILCGYIAGRANIITSTQAKGLGNFVSRFALPALLFKNMVVLNFSNVNWSFLYSVLVAKAAVFFLVCVLTLLVASPENRFSKAGLFPIFATQSNDFALGYPIVEALYQTTYPEYLQYIYLVAPISLMMLNPLGFIFCEIQKWRNNRTVSQSKIKIVGLALLRVLQNPIVFMVFIGIASNFILGQQIPEYLENFLDGLGSSFSGSALFYLGLTMVGQTKKLTKGMFVALILLITAKLLMMPFLCREMVELLDKSDSVVNHTSLSNYAFLYGVFPAAPGVAIFASQFNMEVGIITSGMVISTFVSAPIMYVSAWLLTIPSMDPNPLAAALQNVSFDISIVSLISLTWSLTVVVLSKKYKQIPHMITTNLLVAQFIACIGMVAWNFTVKEKDITIQILVFIFLYSSLYSTYLWTGFLSFSLFLLKKRETVKIPIGFIIIAGWGVPTVLVGILLIVGERNNTSIDSAFFYGKHQIITTAVILFISILMSGISLMCMNRSRQGSSYGVLNPYSPRSSVEEVEVEGSGQNHISATMTQSSPESSAQSSPESSAQSSPRSSAQTSAERGCCSCQTTNGELSCAKDSKAVSNAVESKVPPIETVDQCMSHCSAQTCVLAQEEQLLQTGDKQLARHVLLCLLLIVGLFANLSSCLWWLFNQEPGRLYVELQFFCAVFNFGQGFICFGIFGLDKHLIILPFKRRLEFFWGGREAAGHTDASVPEEIRMTCQQFVRYHRDHCVKSIVKGRSGDTRFTEHVGESFL; encoded by the exons ATGGATAGCTATTCAGACTTCACTGCAAAGAACCTCTCATCTTCAGCTAATATGTCTCTTTCTTTGCCTGGACAAGCTGGACTCAATACCACTGGCAGTCCCCCTTCTATGTCAATAAGCAGgcttttcccagccctgctggaatGCTTTGGAATAATTCTTTGTGGCTACATAGCTGGAAGAGCCAACATTATCACATCAACTCAGGCCAAAGGACTGGGAAATTTTGTGTCCCGTTTCGCACTCCCAGCTTTACTGTTCAAAAACATGGTGGTACTTAATTTTTCTAATGTGAATTGGTCCTTCCTGTACAGTGTTTTAGTTGCCAaagctgctgtgttttttttaGTCTGTGTTTTAACATTGTTAGTAGCCAGTCCTGAGAACCGATTTAGCAAAGCAGGTTTGTTCCCTATTTTTGCTACACAAAGCAATGACTTTGCTCTGGGATATCCAATAG TTGAAGCTTTATATCAAACCACTTACCCAGAGTATCTCCAGTACATTTACCTAGTGGCTCCAATATCTCTTATGATGCTAAACCCCTTGGGGTTTATCTTCTGTGAAATCCAGAAGTGGAGGAATAATcgcactgtgtcacagagcaAAATCAAAATAGTGGGCCTAGCACTCCTTCGAGTTTTGCAGAACCCAATTGTATTCATGGTCTTCATAGGAATTGCCTCAAACTTTATTCTTGGCCAGCAAATTCCTGAATACCTTGAAAACTTCCTTGATGGACTGGGCAGTTCATTTTCTGGCTCTGCACTTTTTTACCTTGGACTGACTATGGTGGGACAAACGAAAAAACTGACAAAGGGTATGTTTGTTGCACTGATCCTTCTCATCACAGCTAAACT GCTCATGATGCCATTTCTCTGTAGAGAGATGGTGGAACTCTTGGACAAGAGTGACAGCGTGGTCAATCACACCAGTTTATCAAACTATGCATTTCTATATGGAGtttttccagcagcacctggtGTCGCAATATTTGCAAGTCAATTTAACATGGAAGTAGGAATT ATTACCTCAGGCATGGTGATAAGCACGTTTGTGTCTGCCCCCATAATGTATGTTTCTGCATGGCTGCTGACCATCCCATCCATGGACCCCAACCCACTGGCAGCTGCACTCCAAAACGTCAGCTTTGACATCAGCATCGTCAGCCTCATCTCTCTG ACCTGGTCTCTTACTGTTGTTGTTCTGAGTAAGAAATACAAACAGATTCCTCATATGATTACAACAAATCTACTTGTTGCTCAG tttatTGCTTGTATTGGAATGGTGGCATGGAATTTCACTGTTAAAGAGAAAGACATCACCATCCAGATCCTTGTATTTATATTCCTCTACAGCTCACTTTATAGCACCTACCTGTGGACAG gttttctatctttttctttgtttctgttgAAGAAGAGAGAAACAGTAAAGATTCCCATTGGGTTTATCATCATAGCTGGATGGGG AGTCCCAACAGTTCTGGTAGGAATCTTACTAATTGTTGGTGAACGTAACAACACTAGTATTGACTCTGCCTTTTTCTATGGAAAACATCAG ATAATTACCACAGCAGTGATACTGTTCATCAGTATATTGATGTCAGGTATCTCACTGATGTGCATGAACAGAAGTAGGCAAGGGTCCAGCTATGGGGTGTTGAACCCATACTCACCACGTAGCTCAGTGGAGGAGGTTGAAGTGGAAGGGAGTGGGCAGAATCACATTTCAGCCACTATGACTCAGTCTTCTCCAGAATCTTCTGCACAGTCTTCTCCGGAATCTTCTGCACAGTCTTCTCCAAGATCTTCTGCACAGACATCTGCAGAAAGAG GTTGCTGTTCTTGTCAAACAACAAATGGTGAATTATCCTGTGCTAAAGACAGCAAAGCAGTGTCAAATGCTGTTGAAAGCAAGGTTCCTCCAATTGAGACAG tggaTCAGTGTATGAgtcactgcagtgctcagaCATGTGTGTTGGCTCAGGAAGAGCAGCTTCTACAGACTGGAGACAAACAGCTGGCCAGACATGTGCTGCTGTGCTTACTTCTTATTGTTGGCCTCtttgct AATCTCTCCAGTTGTTTGTGGTGGCTGTTCAACCAAGAGCCTGGAAGGCTGTATGTGGAATTGCAGTTCTTCTGTGCTGTGTTTAATTTTGGTCAG ggcTTCATTTGCTTTGGTATTTTTGGCTTAGATAAGCATTTAATCATTCTGCCATTCAAGCGAAG ACTTGAGTTTTTCTGGGGTGgaagagaagcagcagggcATACAGATGCCTCTGTACCTGAGGAAATCAGGATGACCTGTCAACAGTTTGTTCGTTACCATAGAGATCACTGTGTCAAAAGTATTGTCAAAGGCAGAAG TGGTGATACCAGATTTACAGAACATGTGGGTGAATCATTCCTTTGA